One genomic segment of Cellulophaga sp. HaHaR_3_176 includes these proteins:
- a CDS encoding DMT family transporter gives MWMYLGLLAALFLGLHNLCKKHAVKDNEVFPVLLGTIVAGFLLLLPFYIGSIFYPEQTIKLGFYITEIPWKTHGFIFIKSMIMASSWILAYQALKHLPITIVTPIRSAGPFFTFIGAIVLYNEQPTGWQWIGFFLIIFSVLLYSKIGKREGINFKNNKWIFAIIGATFLGASSGLYDKFLIQGLKLNPQTLQFWFCWYTILILLVILSITFFPKEEKRKAFIWRWSIPAVGILLQTADYFYFKALQDEDALIMLLSAIKRSQILIAVVLGGILFKEKNKRKKIIPLLGIMLGVGLILYSAK, from the coding sequence ATGTGGATGTATTTAGGGCTTTTGGCCGCACTTTTTTTAGGATTACATAATTTATGCAAAAAACATGCAGTAAAAGATAATGAAGTATTCCCCGTGCTTTTAGGGACTATTGTTGCTGGTTTTTTACTGTTGTTACCTTTTTATATTGGTTCTATTTTTTATCCAGAACAGACTATTAAATTAGGATTTTACATTACTGAGATACCCTGGAAAACTCATGGCTTTATTTTTATAAAATCTATGATAATGGCAAGTTCTTGGATTTTAGCATACCAAGCATTAAAACACTTACCAATTACAATTGTTACACCTATACGATCTGCTGGACCCTTTTTTACATTTATAGGCGCAATTGTGCTTTATAATGAACAACCTACTGGTTGGCAATGGATTGGTTTTTTTCTAATTATATTTTCTGTGCTTTTATATTCTAAAATAGGAAAAAGAGAAGGTATTAATTTTAAAAATAATAAATGGATTTTTGCTATTATAGGCGCTACTTTTTTAGGAGCTTCTAGTGGTTTGTATGATAAGTTTTTAATACAAGGTTTAAAACTAAACCCACAGACTTTACAATTTTGGTTCTGTTGGTATACCATTCTTATTTTACTCGTTATTTTATCTATAACATTTTTTCCAAAAGAAGAAAAAAGAAAAGCTTTTATATGGCGTTGGTCTATACCTGCTGTTGGAATTCTATTGCAAACAGCAGATTATTTTTACTTTAAAGCATTACAAGACGAAGATGCTCTAATCATGTTGTTATCAGCTATTAAGAGAAGCCAAATATTAATAGCGGTTGTACTTGGCGGCATTCTTTTTAAAGAAAAAAATAAACGTAAAAAAATAATTCCTTTACTAGGTATAATGCTTGGCGTAGGCTTAATT